In one Lolium rigidum isolate FL_2022 chromosome 3, APGP_CSIRO_Lrig_0.1, whole genome shotgun sequence genomic region, the following are encoded:
- the LOC124694187 gene encoding subtilisin-like protease 4, with amino-acid sequence MKRFIGLLLLLAQLLAACYGQERKNYVVHLEPRDDIGADAVDVWHRSFLPEATLQSSTDGGPTIIYSYSHVLTGFAARLSDDEAEAMRNRPGCLRLYPDHFLPLATTHSPGFLGLHLGKDGFWTRSGFGRGVVIGLLDTGILPSHPSFGDAGMPPPPKKWKGTCEFKAIAGAGGCNNKVIGARAFGSASVNSTAPPVDDAGHGTHTASTAAGNFVENADVRGNAHGTASGMAPHAHLAIYKVCTRSRCSIMDIVAGLDAAVKDGVDVISFSIDASDGAQFNYDLVAIATYKAMERGIFVSAAAGNVGPTVGSVGNGAPWMLTVAAGTTDRAIRTVVKLGNGQELDGESLFQPRNNSAGRQLPLVFPGAGGDPDARGCSSLPDDVKGKVVLCESRGISEHVEQGQTVNAYSGAGMILMNKQEEGFTTFADAHVLPASHVSNAAGAKIAAYIKSTRNPTASIAFRGTVMGSSPAPAVAFFSSRGPSKASPGILKPDITGPGMNILAAWAPSEMHPEFVDDVSLAFFMESGTSMSTPHLSGIAAVIKSLHPGWSPAEIRSALMTSSDTADHAGVPIKDEQYRRASFYAMGAGYVNPSRAVDPGLVYDLAPNDYVPYLCGLGIGDEGVREITHRKVECGKMKAITEAELNYPSMVIKLLSQPITIRRTVKNVGKADSVYTAVVDMPKEVSVTVRPPMLRFNKVNQRQSYTVTVRWAGKQPAIAGVEGNLKWVSPEHVVRSPIVVPPAKAVV; translated from the coding sequence ATGAAGAGATTCATtggcctcctcctgctcctcgcgCAGCTGCTCGCCGCGTGCTACGGGCAGGAGCGCAAGAACTATGTGGTTCACCTCGAGCCGCGGGACGACATCGGCGCGGACGCCGTCGATGTCTGGCACCGCTCCTTCCTGCCGGAGGCCACCCTGCAGTCCTCCACCGACGGCGGCCCAACCATCATATACTCCTACAGCCACGTGCTGACCGGGTTCGCCGCCCGGCTGAGCGACGACGAGGCCGAGGCTATGCGGAACAGGCCCGGCTGCCTCCGCCTCTACCCGGACCACTTCCTGCCCCTCGCCACCACCCACTCCCCGGGCTTCCTCGGCCTCCACCTCGGCAAGGACGGCTTCTGGACCCGctccggcttcggccgcggcgtcGTCATCGGCCTCCTCGACACCGGCATCCTCCCCAGCCACCCCTCCTTCGGCGACGCGGGCATGCCTCCCCCGCCCAAGAAATGGAAGGGCACCTGCGAGTTCAAGGCGATCGCGGGGGCCGGCGGCTGCAACAACAAGGTCATCGGCGCGCGCGCGTTCGGCAGCGCGTCGGTCAACTCCACCGCGCCCCCCGTCGACGACGCCGGCCACGGCACCCACACCGCCAGCACCGCCGCGGGCAACTTCGTGGAGAACGCCGACGTGCGCGGCAACGCGCACGGGACCGCCTCCGGGATGGCGCCGCACGCCCACCTGGCCATCTACAAGGTGTGCACCCGCAGCCGGTGCTCCATCATGGACATCGTCGCCGGGCTGGACGCCGCGGTGAAGGACGGCGTGGATGTGAtctccttctccatcgacgcgtcCGACGGCGCGCAGTTCAACTACGACCTCGTGGCCATCGCCACCTACAAGGCCATGGAGCGCGGCATCTTCgtcagcgccgccgccggcaacgtGGGGCCGACCGTCGGCTCCGTCGGCAACGGCGCGCCCTGGATGCTCACCGTCGCGGCGGGGACCACGGACCGGGCGATCCGCACGGTTGTCAAACTAGGCAACGGGCAGGAGCTGGACGGGGAGTCGCTGTTCCAGCCGCGCAACAACAGCGCGGGGCGGCAGCTCCCGCTGGTCTtccccggcgccggcggcgacccGGACGCGCGCGGGTGCAGCTCCCTCCCCGACGACGTCAAGGGCAAGGTGGTGCTCTGCGAGAGCCGCGGCATCTCCGAGCACGTGGAGCAGGGGCAGACCGTCAACGCCTACTCCGGCGCGGGCATGATCCTCATGAACAAGCAGGAGGAGGGGTTCACCACCTTCGCCGACGCGCACGTGCTGCCGGCGTCGCACGTCAGCAACGCGGCGGGGGCCAAGATCGCCGCCTACATCAAGTCCACGCGGAACCCCACGGCGAGCATCGCGTTCAGGGGAACCGTGATGGGGTCCTCcccggcgccggcggtggcgttCTTCTCCTCCCGCGGGCCGAGCAAGGCGAGCCCGGGCATCCTCAAGCCCGACATCACGGGGCCCGGGATGAACATCCTCGCCGCATGGGCTCCCAGCGAGATGCACCCGGAGTTCGTGGACGACGTGAGCCTGGCCTTCTTCATGGAGTCCGGCACCTCCATGTCCACGCCGCACCTGAGCGGCATCGCCGCCGTCATCAAGAGCCTGCACCCGGGCTGGTCGCCCGCGGAGATCCGGTCGGCGCTCATGACCTCCTCCGACACGGCGGACCACGCCGGCGTGCCCATCAAGGACGAGCAGTACCGCCGCGCGAGCTTCTACGCCATGGGCGCCGGGTACGTGAACCCGTCGCGCGCCGTCGACCCGGGTCTGGTGTACGACCTCGCGCCCAACGACTACGTCCCTTACCTGTGCGGCCTGGGCATCGGGGACGAGGGCGTGCGGGAGATCACCCACCGCAAGGTCGAGTGCGGGAAGATGAAGGCCATCACGGAGGCGGAGCTCAACTACCCGTCCATGGTGATCAAGCTGCTGTCGCAGCCGATCACCATCAGGCGCACGGTGAAGAACGTCGGGAAGGCCGACTCGGTGTACACCGCCGTGGTGGACATGCCCAAGGAGGTGTCCGTCACGGTGCGGCCGCCCATGCTGCGCTTCAACAAGGTGAACCAGAGGCAGAGCTACACGGTGACGGTGCGGTGGGCGGGCAAGCAGCCGGCGATCGCCGGCGTCGAGGGCAACCTGAAGTGGGTGTCGCCGGAGCACGTGGTCCGGAGCCCGATCGTGGTGCCGCCGGCCAAGGCCGTCGTGTAG